The following proteins are co-located in the Panicum virgatum strain AP13 unplaced genomic scaffold, P.virgatum_v5 scaffold_1765, whole genome shotgun sequence genome:
- the LOC120694013 gene encoding uncharacterized protein LOC120694013 isoform X2: protein MQAIKINAEHTESVRKDLLRGCLHSVGSDLTCTWELPELQQNVSMQSGQEAAAVDKDPRTPTSVREPAVPVCSLESGVLEQGIKKSITGADEMQSTQDKCSNGAATKGKGKGTEVAVGESSSGAGKWVVSKTESGAAVTDPLGGSTPKRLRTAGSVVAGAGWASTVEELVQQAAGRLVQQEKAGNASAGMVVDAVLELLGDALGVASPLAGSSDTAVVMALCAVYKQLTMKRLNEGVAVETARDL, encoded by the exons ATGCAGGCCATCAAAATCAATGCAGAGCATACTGAATCTGTGCGCAAAGACCTTCTGAGAG GTTGCCTCCACTCAGTTGGGTCTGATCTTACTTGTACCTGGGAGCTTCCAGAGCTGCAGCAGAATGTGTCCATGCAGAGCGGCCAAGAAGCTGCGGCAGTGGACAAGGATCCCAGGACTCCTACAAGTGTGCGTGAG CCGGCTGTGCCTGTTTGTTCCCTGGAGAGTGGAGTGCTTGAACAGGGAATCAAAAAGTCCATAACTGGTGCTGATGAGATGCAATCTACCCAGGATAAGTGCTCCAATGGGGCTGCAACAAAGGGCAAAGGGAAGGGGACAGAGGTAGCTGTTGGTGAGTCATCCAGTGGAGCTGGCAAATGGGTGGTTAGTAAAACAG AGAGCGGTGCTGCAGTGACCGACCCTCTGGGTGGCTCGACCCCGAAGAGGCTGAGGACCGCAGGCTCTGTTGTAGCAGGTGCTGGCTGGGCTTCAACAGTTGAGGAGTTGGTGCAGCAGGCGGCTGGGCGTCTGGTGCAGCAGGAGAAGGCGGGCAACGCCAGTGCCGGCATGGTCGTGGATGCTGTGTTGGAGCTGTTGGGTGACGCGTTGGGTGTGGCATCTCCGCTGGCCGGGTCCTCGGACACGGCGGTGGTGATGGCGTTGTGCGCCGTGTACAAGCAGCTGACAATGAAGAGGCTCAACGAGGGAGTCGCAGTGGAGACGGCAAGGGACCTGTAG
- the LOC120694013 gene encoding uncharacterized protein LOC120694013 isoform X1, which yields MQAIKINAEHTESVRKDLLRVHEMRDGLFSVHEMRDGSMTGCLHSVGSDLTCTWELPELQQNVSMQSGQEAAAVDKDPRTPTSVREPAVPVCSLESGVLEQGIKKSITGADEMQSTQDKCSNGAATKGKGKGTEVAVGESSSGAGKWVVSKTESGAAVTDPLGGSTPKRLRTAGSVVAGAGWASTVEELVQQAAGRLVQQEKAGNASAGMVVDAVLELLGDALGVASPLAGSSDTAVVMALCAVYKQLTMKRLNEGVAVETARDL from the exons ATGCAGGCCATCAAAATCAATGCAGAGCATACTGAATCTGTGCGCAAAGACCTTCTGAGAG TCCATGAAATGAGAGATGGCCTCTTTTCAGTCCATGAAATGAGAGATGGCTCCATGACAGGTTGCCTCCACTCAGTTGGGTCTGATCTTACTTGTACCTGGGAGCTTCCAGAGCTGCAGCAGAATGTGTCCATGCAGAGCGGCCAAGAAGCTGCGGCAGTGGACAAGGATCCCAGGACTCCTACAAGTGTGCGTGAG CCGGCTGTGCCTGTTTGTTCCCTGGAGAGTGGAGTGCTTGAACAGGGAATCAAAAAGTCCATAACTGGTGCTGATGAGATGCAATCTACCCAGGATAAGTGCTCCAATGGGGCTGCAACAAAGGGCAAAGGGAAGGGGACAGAGGTAGCTGTTGGTGAGTCATCCAGTGGAGCTGGCAAATGGGTGGTTAGTAAAACAG AGAGCGGTGCTGCAGTGACCGACCCTCTGGGTGGCTCGACCCCGAAGAGGCTGAGGACCGCAGGCTCTGTTGTAGCAGGTGCTGGCTGGGCTTCAACAGTTGAGGAGTTGGTGCAGCAGGCGGCTGGGCGTCTGGTGCAGCAGGAGAAGGCGGGCAACGCCAGTGCCGGCATGGTCGTGGATGCTGTGTTGGAGCTGTTGGGTGACGCGTTGGGTGTGGCATCTCCGCTGGCCGGGTCCTCGGACACGGCGGTGGTGATGGCGTTGTGCGCCGTGTACAAGCAGCTGACAATGAAGAGGCTCAACGAGGGAGTCGCAGTGGAGACGGCAAGGGACCTGTAG
- the LOC120694014 gene encoding ubiquitin-like-specific protease 1D, giving the protein MDVRCDLCGRNFSDLVQNFQAHLRDKKPGRAQEAAANGCHQCEHRLGRMPLSSSSAGPSTRTSTRRSTGPISGTSTTRSPRQWAYQMSSTSAPEPSTASRRSTSSRGKNVQVVLLDTDTSIERDGVKVHYPSRGHDDSIELSNEDLSCLESESQLSSPIMNFYIRYLWEQMPSISRIRGNYHIFNTYFFNKLEDFASKGSEVDSADCFLKLRRWWKGVDIFRKDYILFPVHADAHWSLVIVCMPAKEDHSGPMVLHLDSLKGQVHQSKNIFIVVDRFLKTEWMHLNGKNLTRKNCEKIDQCSTTGKWI; this is encoded by the exons atgGATGTCCGCTGTGATTTGTGCGGGCGCAATTTCTCCGacttagttcaaaattttcagGCTCATTTGCGCGACAAAAAACCCGG GCGCGCGCAGGAAGCGGCTGCAAATGGATGTCATCAATGTGAGCATCGTCTGGGCCGCATGCCGCTATCATCATCAAGCGCCGGACCATCAACACGGACATCAACAAGGCGGTCAACAGGTCCAATCTCCGGGACATCAACAACACGGTCGCCACGTCAATGGGCCTATCAAATGTCGAGTACTAGTGCTCCTGAGCCATCAACAGCTTCTAGACGAAGCACCTCATCAAGAGGCAAAAAT GTTCAAGTTGTTCTATTGGACACAGATACATCCATTGAAAG GGATGGAGTGAAGGTACACTATCCTTCAAG GGGACATGATGATTCCATAGAACTTTCTAATGAAGATCTATCATGCCTTGAGTCTGAATCACAATTGTCCTCGCCTAtaatgaacttttacattag GTACCTATGGGAACAAATGCCATCAATTAGTAGAATAAGAGGCAATTACCACATTTTCAACACATACTTCTTCAACAAACTTGAAGACTTTGCATCAAAGGGTTCAGAG GTGGACAGCGCTGATTGTTTCTTAAAGCTGAGAAGATGGTGGAAGGGTGTGGATATATTTAGGAAGGACTATATACTGTTTCCTGTGCATGCAGA TGCACACTGGAGCTTGGTCATCGTATGTATGCCAGCCAAAGAAGACCACTCAGGACCCATGGTGCTTCATTTGGATTCACTGAAGGGGCAGGTTCACCagagcaaaaatattttcatcgtCGTTGACAG ATTCTTGAAAACGGAATGGATGCACCTGAATGGAAAGAACCTTACTagaaaaaattgtgaaaaaatCGATCAAT GTTCCACAACAGGAAAATGGATATGA